The nucleotide sequence TCGATCGATCAGTTGCCGCTCGCCGGTGTTCAGGTGGTGCGTTCGCCGGTCGCCGCGATGACGGATTGGCTGTTGTCCGGCGAGGCGCCGGGCGGATTCACCGTGGACCAGGACGCCGAATTGCGCTCGAGCGGCGAAGGCGGCGCCACGGTGCGATATGTCGGCCACGCGCTGGAAGCGAACGACATGCGCCGGCACATCGAGGCCGGCAAGCAATGCATGCGCCTGGCGATGACCTGGGACAACCGGATCTCCTTCGTGCTGACGCCGTCGCTGACGATCAAGCGCGTGACGCCGCTCGACGTGATCAAGGAAGCGGCGGATCCGACCGCGCAGAACGACGATGAACGCTTCGACTCGGATGTCACGCTGATGACCGGTGAATTGGAGCGGATGTTGGCCAGCCTCATCGATATCCTGGGTGGCGAGCAGCGCGACTCGGCGCATCAGGCGGCAGCGGCCTGAATGCTGTCGGCGGCCGAGAAACCTCACCCTCAACGACGGCGAGGTTTCGAGCCGGCGCGACAGTTCGACGAGAACTGTCGTCGCGCGGTCGGAGGGTCGCGACCAGGCGTTCACGCACGATTCTTCTCCGTGTCGCCCTCCGACGCGAGGATGCCGCCCACGACCGCCGGCAGCCAGCCTGCCAAACCTGACGGGGCCAATGCGCCGACATCCCGAGATTCGCGCATCCGGCTCCAGGAACGCTGTTCCCGTCAGCGCACGAGCGCCGCGACTCACTTGATCAGGCGCAGCACCTCGCGAAAACGCGGATGGCGGCTGGAACCCAGCCATTCGAACCCGATCATCTCGACCGTCGCGATTTGCACCCCCGCTGCCCCGAGCCGGGCGATCCCCGCGTCCCGGTCGATCGTCCTGCGCGAACCCACGGCATCGCTGACCACCGTGACTTTGCGGCCGCTGCGCAACAGCCCGAACGCCGTTTGCAACACGCACACGTGCGCCTCGCAACCGGCGACGATGACGCTGTCGCGCCCGGCCGGCAATGCGTCGACCAGGCCCTCCGCGCATGCGTCGAAATGGTCCTTGACGACGGTGTGCGAGCACAGCTCCTTGATCTCCGGTACGTTCCGGCCCAACTGGACGGGGCTCTGCTCGGTACCCATCACCGGCACCCCGAGTATCTGCGCAATACGGGCAAGTCGGACAGCCTGCGTGACGACGGATGACCCTTCGTGAATCACCGGCATCAGCCGCGTCTGAAAATCAACCAATACGACCACTGAATCGTCGGGCACGTGCAGCACGGTGCATTCTCCGGAGTGAAGGCGACGTCAACCACCATCGGCCATCGATGAAAAGTCGCTCGGTCGCAAGATCGTCAGCCCCGCAGACGACGAATATCGAATCGCATCAATGGCCGACTGCTCCAATTCGGTAAACGGAAGCGGTCTCCAAGACTACCAAACTTGCCGGCGCCATTGACGCGATCGCATGGAGTCCGGTTCTCGGGATCACCCATCGGTTCGGTCGCAGGAACGCCGGTTGCTCACCGCTCCGTATCGCCGCATCCATCGCATTCCGTTTGCACCGCCCGAGACACCGCGACAGGCAAACCGCCACCATTCAATCCCGGTTCGTAATCAATCACCAATACCGACATCGATTGCCAATCGATTTTCACCAAACTCGATAATCAGAACATCTCCATTTCTCCGTGAAACCGCATATTTTACCGACCCAACAAGCAAGAATTGCGACCTCATTCCGGAACACTATTCGAAAACCATCAAATCATTATTGACTTCGACTTTATCCGAACTTTAGAATCCCCTACGACAGCTTACGTTTCGTTTTTCACGCCGTGCACGCCCTAATGTCGGCACGGCACCGGAACGCCAACAGAGAAGTGTTTCATGCCTGGCCGGGGCAGCGCCTCCTTTTGCTTTCAATTCCGGCATTAACCATCAACCGGTTAATTACCATTCAATTCACCCCAGAAGCACGCCCGGATTAATTCCGAATTTCCCAGGAATTCCGCAATACCGGACGAAGCAGGTCGAGCACCCGCTCATTCGATAATTCTCATAAAAATCGCCAGTCAGCAGGAGGGACATCAACATGCATCGCCTTGCGAAGTCGCTGTGTCTCGGATTCATCTGCGCCGGCCTGCTCGCGGCCTGCAATGACGACGACGTCAAATCGAGCACCCCGCCGTCGAACAACGCCGCACTGTCGTTCCGCATGGACACCGGCGGCCAGATCAACGCGTTCTACCGGCAGGACAAGGTCGCCGCACACCTGCTGGTGCGCTCGTCGACGAAGCCGCGTCTGCTCGTGGTCTTCCCCGCCGGCAACAGCGGCACCGGGCTGTGGTTCGACGACACCGCGCAGCCGGTGAACTGGAGCCTCGACACGCCACCGTCCGCGCTATCGGCACCCGACGCGCACGGCCGTCCGCTGTACGGCATCGGCGCCGACGTGTCGGTGGACACCAACACGCTGACGATCCGGCAGGGTGTGCTCAGCAACGTGCGCTTCCTGCGCGACTTCAACGGCGGCGCCACGATTCCGCA is from Burkholderia sp. HI2500 and encodes:
- a CDS encoding recombination-associated protein RdgC — its product is MWFKNLQLHRLPAPWAVTPDQMEKWLAPHAFQPGTSVEMQSHGWASPRDDGALVYSINRQMLLTFRAEKKLLPASVVTQVTKARALEIEEQQGFKVGRKQMRELKEQVTDELLPRAFTIQRDTRVWIDTVNGWLVIDAASQAVADDVRGLLVKSIDQLPLAGVQVVRSPVAAMTDWLLSGEAPGGFTVDQDAELRSSGEGGATVRYVGHALEANDMRRHIEAGKQCMRLAMTWDNRISFVLTPSLTIKRVTPLDVIKEAADPTAQNDDERFDSDVTLMTGELERMLASLIDILGGEQRDSAHQAAAA
- a CDS encoding isochorismatase family protein; amino-acid sequence: MLHVPDDSVVVLVDFQTRLMPVIHEGSSVVTQAVRLARIAQILGVPVMGTEQSPVQLGRNVPEIKELCSHTVVKDHFDACAEGLVDALPAGRDSVIVAGCEAHVCVLQTAFGLLRSGRKVTVVSDAVGSRRTIDRDAGIARLGAAGVQIATVEMIGFEWLGSSRHPRFREVLRLIK